The Haloarchaeobius amylolyticus genome window below encodes:
- a CDS encoding DUF6663 family protein, translating into MTTTSGRFRVLANPREDDVWTFVSLPEDPTEPTEDAYELVDVAHAGHGDLDETVANLRPGYVVAADLSWATEDPTVESLTVEKRTLYAHADGVTNLFEAAQDAWQNARAQGESMASQVTRDTDGAVNGVLYVFGEPPGAGDLYEEFVSGRRPIEPLVARVNENEEPGDREVFVLRPAGEEFVVVYIALAKEGLLADTVRDTYDLSRPDEPLA; encoded by the coding sequence ATGACCACCACCAGCGGTCGCTTCCGGGTGCTCGCCAACCCGCGCGAGGACGACGTCTGGACGTTCGTCTCGCTCCCCGAGGACCCCACAGAGCCGACCGAGGACGCCTACGAACTGGTCGACGTGGCCCACGCCGGCCACGGCGACCTCGACGAGACCGTCGCGAACCTCCGGCCGGGCTACGTCGTCGCGGCCGACCTCTCGTGGGCCACCGAGGACCCGACCGTCGAATCGCTCACCGTCGAGAAGCGCACGCTCTACGCCCACGCCGACGGTGTGACCAACCTGTTCGAGGCCGCCCAGGACGCCTGGCAGAACGCCCGCGCCCAGGGCGAGTCGATGGCCTCGCAGGTCACCCGCGACACCGACGGCGCGGTCAACGGCGTGCTCTACGTCTTCGGGGAACCGCCGGGCGCCGGCGACCTCTACGAGGAGTTCGTCTCGGGGCGCCGGCCCATCGAACCCCTCGTGGCCCGGGTGAACGAGAACGAGGAGCCGGGCGACCGCGAGGTGTTCGTACTGCGGCCCGCCGGCGAGGAGTTCGTCGTGGTCTACATCGCGCTGGCGAAAGAGGGCCTGCTCGCCGATACGGTCCGGGACACCTACGACCTGTCGCGGCCGGACGAACCGCTGGCCTGA
- a CDS encoding VIT1/CCC1 transporter family protein produces the protein MLRELLGDDVGESGRYIAEVIYGANDGIVTTFAVVSGVAGAALEPRIVLILGVANLLADGFSMGMSNFLSRRSELDYAEAQGERRDDDGKTPGRTALATFLAFVLAGWTPLLPYLLSAAPLFELSIAMTAVAFFAVGASRSLVTDRSWVLNGIEMLVVGMLAASVAYGVGNLLSGLA, from the coding sequence ATGCTGCGAGAACTGCTCGGGGACGACGTCGGGGAGTCGGGTCGCTACATCGCGGAGGTCATCTACGGGGCGAACGACGGCATCGTGACGACCTTCGCGGTGGTCTCCGGGGTCGCCGGGGCCGCGCTGGAGCCGCGCATCGTCCTCATCCTCGGCGTCGCGAACCTGCTCGCCGACGGGTTCTCGATGGGGATGAGCAACTTCCTGAGCCGGCGGTCGGAACTCGACTACGCCGAGGCACAGGGCGAGCGCCGGGACGACGACGGCAAGACCCCGGGCCGGACGGCGCTGGCGACGTTCCTCGCGTTCGTGCTCGCGGGCTGGACGCCGCTGTTGCCGTACCTGCTGTCGGCCGCCCCGCTGTTCGAACTCTCCATCGCGATGACGGCGGTGGCGTTCTTCGCGGTCGGGGCGAGTCGGAGTCTGGTCACCGACCGCTCGTGGGTCCTCAACGGCATCGAGATGCTGGTCGTCGGGATGCTGGCCGCGTCGGTTGCCTACGGCGTCGGGAACCTGCTCTCGGGGCTGGCGTAA
- a CDS encoding FAD-binding oxidoreductase: MPVKRRTPDPDREPTTSVPAGALESFAATVRGAVLAPGDEAYEEARRVWNGMIDRRPAVIVRCSGVADVVAAVGFAREEGLSLAVRGGGHNVAGTAVCDDGLVVDLSAMTGVHVDPDAQTVRAEGGATLGDVDRETQLFGLATPLGVVSKTGIAGLTLNGGLGHLRRQFGLSCDNLVSAEVVTAAGEVLTASAAEHPDLFWALQGGGGNFGVVTSFEFACHEVGPEVSGLFVLHAADHATEVFQLLREFAADAPEEAAVIPFLGFVPELEAVPPEQWGDPMVAVLGCHLDPGDAGAAVLEPFREVGTPIADLSGPMAYTDLQSMLDEDYPDGLNYYWKATYLDDLDDELVDLLVERWRASPSTLSTVDVWQLGGAIADRPQDASAFWHRDRSYLLTFEANWEDPADTDANVAWARESIDAVRRLAGAVGGYGNFPGFHEDPSQTLFGDNLDRLVAVKTRYDPENLFRLNQNVQPRTDASH, from the coding sequence ATGCCCGTCAAACGACGGACTCCAGACCCCGACAGGGAGCCGACGACCTCGGTCCCCGCGGGTGCGCTGGAGTCGTTCGCGGCGACCGTTCGCGGTGCAGTACTGGCTCCCGGCGACGAGGCGTACGAGGAAGCACGCCGGGTCTGGAACGGGATGATCGACCGACGGCCGGCCGTCATCGTGCGCTGTTCGGGCGTCGCCGATGTGGTCGCAGCCGTGGGGTTCGCCCGCGAGGAGGGACTGTCGCTGGCGGTCCGCGGCGGCGGCCACAACGTCGCCGGGACCGCCGTCTGCGACGACGGCCTCGTCGTGGACCTCTCGGCGATGACCGGCGTCCACGTCGACCCTGACGCGCAGACGGTCCGCGCCGAGGGCGGGGCGACGCTGGGTGACGTCGACCGGGAGACGCAGCTGTTCGGGCTGGCCACGCCCCTCGGGGTCGTCAGCAAGACCGGCATCGCCGGCCTGACGCTCAACGGCGGGCTCGGGCACCTGCGCCGGCAGTTCGGCCTATCATGTGACAACCTCGTCTCGGCCGAGGTCGTCACGGCCGCCGGCGAGGTCCTGACCGCCAGCGCGGCCGAGCACCCGGACCTCTTCTGGGCACTGCAGGGTGGCGGCGGGAACTTCGGCGTCGTCACCTCGTTCGAGTTCGCCTGCCACGAGGTCGGCCCCGAGGTCTCCGGGCTGTTCGTCCTCCACGCCGCCGACCACGCGACGGAGGTGTTCCAGCTCCTGCGCGAGTTCGCGGCCGACGCACCCGAGGAGGCGGCCGTCATCCCCTTCCTCGGGTTCGTGCCGGAACTCGAGGCGGTCCCGCCCGAGCAGTGGGGCGACCCGATGGTCGCCGTCCTCGGCTGCCACCTCGACCCGGGCGACGCTGGCGCGGCCGTCCTCGAACCCTTCCGCGAGGTCGGGACGCCCATCGCCGACCTGAGTGGCCCGATGGCCTACACCGACCTCCAGTCGATGCTCGACGAGGACTACCCCGACGGGCTCAACTACTACTGGAAGGCGACGTACCTCGACGACCTGGACGACGAACTCGTCGACCTGCTGGTGGAGCGCTGGCGGGCGAGTCCCTCGACGCTCTCGACCGTCGACGTCTGGCAACTCGGCGGTGCCATCGCGGACCGGCCCCAGGACGCGAGCGCGTTCTGGCACCGGGACAGGAGCTACCTGCTCACCTTCGAGGCGAACTGGGAGGACCCGGCCGACACCGACGCGAACGTCGCCTGGGCGCGCGAGAGCATCGACGCGGTCCGGCGGCTGGCGGGGGCGGTCGGCGGGTACGGGAACTTCCCGGGCTTCCACGAGGACCCGTCCCAGACGCTGTTCGGGGACAACCTCGACCGACTGGTCGCCGTCAAGACGCGGTACGACCCGGAGAACCTGTTCCGCCTCAACCAGAACGTTCAGCCGCGTACGGACGCGTCGCACTGA
- a CDS encoding DUF7282 domain-containing protein has translation MRRPLALLLGLVVVAAAVTAVVTPAAAHGNHLSVDAQVSSDGTIVVESMFMTNPGHLVVHQDRDGSIGPPLGHASVSQGFHSDFEVAVDDEYWADQNGTRTYWLVLHRDDGDGEFEPGSDTPIQGIAGQYAGQQVTVGKSADGAVRVVTGGFTTQRVDSAAVTVRGVDLDRPGYVALRNVTDDGTTGEVVGTKRLDAGSHDNVSVAVSESFFGSLATGETAELEAILHAADGDGEFTVDGDQPIRVGEETVSSRFDVKKVQNAQATTQPLINTPEPTTTGATTGQSSATATGPTAETGGAGGDSQSAVPGFTGIATVVALVAGALVWRRRD, from the coding sequence ATGCGCCGCCCCCTCGCCCTCCTCCTCGGTCTGGTGGTGGTCGCCGCAGCGGTCACGGCCGTCGTGACGCCGGCGGCCGCCCACGGGAACCACCTGAGCGTCGACGCGCAGGTCTCCAGCGACGGCACCATCGTCGTCGAATCGATGTTCATGACCAACCCCGGTCACCTCGTCGTCCACCAGGACCGCGACGGGTCCATCGGCCCGCCACTCGGCCACGCCAGCGTCTCGCAGGGCTTCCACTCGGACTTCGAGGTCGCCGTCGACGACGAGTACTGGGCCGACCAGAACGGCACCCGCACGTACTGGCTCGTCCTGCACCGCGACGACGGCGACGGCGAGTTCGAGCCCGGCAGCGACACGCCCATCCAGGGCATCGCCGGCCAGTACGCCGGCCAGCAGGTCACCGTCGGCAAGAGCGCCGACGGCGCGGTCCGGGTCGTCACCGGCGGGTTCACCACCCAGCGCGTCGACAGCGCCGCCGTGACGGTCCGTGGCGTCGACCTCGACCGGCCCGGCTACGTCGCCCTCCGGAACGTCACCGACGACGGCACGACCGGCGAGGTCGTCGGCACGAAGCGCCTCGATGCGGGCTCGCACGACAACGTGAGCGTGGCCGTCTCGGAGTCGTTCTTCGGCTCGCTCGCGACCGGCGAGACCGCGGAACTCGAGGCCATCCTCCACGCGGCCGACGGTGACGGCGAGTTCACTGTCGACGGGGACCAGCCCATCCGCGTCGGCGAGGAGACGGTCAGCTCCCGGTTCGACGTCAAGAAGGTCCAGAACGCGCAGGCGACCACGCAACCGCTCATCAACACGCCCGAACCCACGACGACGGGTGCCACGACCGGCCAGTCGTCGGCGACCGCCACGGGCCCCACCGCGGAGACCGGTGGCGCTGGCGGCGACTCCCAGAGCGCGGTTCCCGGCTTCACCGGTATCGCGACCGTAGTCGCCCTCGTCGCCGGGGCGCTGGTCTGGCGACGACGGGACTGA
- a CDS encoding outer membrane protein assembly factor BamB family protein: protein MSIPSRARRPSTACRSHPRRSLSRRSLLATVGAGLTTALAGCSQLSSSTSCSTVTPGAGDWPQVGHDARHTGADTTLPDVPAGGVHWRTDLGDDLDPAGVAVDGDKVVVGGRRAPNAGFLGQWSLGDGETLETTDLDARVTGPPVLTGDIVLVCCTAPDGTNTLRAYDRAWNEWWRRPRGGSHAQPTPTVAGSTVYGGDSDGTVFALDAADGTPRWERTFGDERQGGAVHAPVTVGDAGVYVPVASSREQGIYCLSPEDGQTRWQQEWVDVQSVMALTDDLLLVSYPSYEVAAFDAETGERRWSTGLDSRRISPPTVADDTVVVADETGLYGLDVATGKRRWKRTTDATAFARPVVAGDTVVAQTTDGLVGCSVSTGKRRWTVEESSGVPVVPVEHGFVFSPEPNALAVYTGCRS from the coding sequence ATGTCCATCCCCTCCCGCGCCCGCCGGCCATCCACCGCCTGCCGGTCACATCCTCGCCGGTCACTCTCGCGTCGCTCCCTCCTCGCCACCGTCGGCGCCGGCCTCACGACCGCCCTCGCCGGCTGTTCGCAGTTGTCCTCTTCCACCTCCTGCTCGACCGTCACGCCCGGTGCCGGTGACTGGCCACAGGTCGGCCACGACGCGCGCCACACCGGAGCCGACACCACGCTTCCGGACGTCCCGGCCGGCGGCGTCCACTGGCGCACCGACCTCGGTGACGACCTCGACCCGGCGGGCGTCGCGGTCGACGGCGACAAGGTCGTCGTGGGCGGCCGGCGCGCGCCGAACGCCGGCTTCCTCGGCCAGTGGTCGCTCGGCGACGGGGAGACGCTGGAAACGACAGACCTGGACGCCCGCGTGACCGGCCCGCCCGTGCTGACCGGCGACATTGTCCTCGTCTGCTGCACGGCCCCGGACGGGACGAACACGCTCCGCGCGTACGACCGAGCGTGGAACGAATGGTGGCGCCGTCCTCGCGGCGGCTCCCACGCCCAGCCGACACCTACAGTCGCCGGGTCGACGGTGTACGGTGGCGACAGCGACGGGACGGTCTTCGCACTCGACGCGGCTGACGGTACGCCGCGCTGGGAGCGGACCTTCGGCGACGAGCGACAGGGCGGCGCGGTCCACGCCCCGGTGACGGTCGGGGACGCCGGCGTGTACGTCCCGGTCGCCTCCTCGCGCGAGCAGGGCATCTACTGCCTGTCGCCCGAGGACGGACAGACGAGGTGGCAGCAGGAGTGGGTCGACGTGCAGTCGGTGATGGCGCTGACCGACGACCTGCTCCTGGTCAGCTACCCCTCCTACGAGGTCGCCGCGTTCGACGCCGAGACGGGCGAGCGCCGCTGGTCGACCGGACTGGACAGCCGCCGCATCTCGCCGCCGACCGTCGCCGACGACACCGTCGTCGTCGCGGACGAGACGGGCCTGTACGGCCTCGACGTCGCCACCGGGAAGCGACGCTGGAAGCGCACGACGGACGCGACAGCGTTCGCCAGGCCAGTCGTCGCGGGTGACACCGTCGTCGCCCAGACGACCGATGGCCTGGTCGGCTGTTCGGTATCGACCGGGAAGCGGCGCTGGACTGTCGAGGAGAGCTCCGGCGTCCCGGTCGTGCCCGTCGAGCACGGGTTCGTCTTCAGTCCGGAACCCAATGCGCTCGCCGTCTACACCGGCTGTCGGTCGTGA
- a CDS encoding outer membrane protein assembly factor BamB family protein, translated as MRTRTLVALLVIVAGLVGVAYVGLSGGQGGDLTVAWTSDTTVAGGSNHHEPAVAVVDGEPLVFAPVSSTNAYDNCALVALDAETGTERWRDPVPAANCTTHSVADPSVVDHDGDGARSVLATTTERDLVAYDPLTGTVEDRYPLSAYGYSKPIVANVTGDAAPETLVADVRGLVQARSQAGAVVWSVNRSTYVWATPAVADLDGDGHTEVAIAGRDGVLAAYDADGAAVWETTVADAVTWMTTGQLDSDPARELVVGTQQGQVAAVDGRTGEPEWQHDRKLLSAVHAVGEVDGVPTVFATAGDGSLVALDGRDGSVRWESTVETEKVTMMPPPVLGDVDGDGTAELVVASNDGGVSVVAPDSGDVLASHGRDVDVLAHPVLADTDDDGREEIYVIYTDGRVQRLAFEA; from the coding sequence ATGCGCACCCGCACGCTCGTCGCCCTGCTCGTCATCGTCGCCGGCCTCGTCGGGGTCGCCTACGTCGGCCTCTCCGGCGGCCAGGGCGGCGACCTCACGGTCGCGTGGACGAGCGACACCACGGTCGCGGGCGGGAGCAACCACCACGAGCCGGCGGTCGCGGTCGTCGACGGCGAGCCACTGGTCTTCGCGCCGGTCAGTTCGACCAACGCCTACGACAACTGCGCCCTCGTCGCGCTCGACGCCGAGACCGGGACAGAACGGTGGCGCGACCCGGTCCCCGCCGCGAACTGCACCACCCACTCGGTCGCGGACCCGTCCGTGGTCGACCACGACGGCGACGGCGCCCGGTCGGTCCTCGCGACGACGACCGAGCGAGACCTCGTCGCCTACGACCCACTGACGGGGACGGTCGAGGACCGCTACCCGCTGTCGGCCTACGGCTACTCGAAGCCTATCGTGGCGAACGTCACCGGCGACGCCGCCCCGGAGACGCTGGTCGCGGACGTCCGGGGACTCGTCCAGGCGCGCTCGCAGGCCGGCGCGGTCGTCTGGTCGGTGAACCGCTCGACATACGTCTGGGCGACGCCCGCCGTCGCCGACCTCGACGGCGACGGCCACACCGAGGTCGCCATCGCGGGCCGGGACGGCGTCCTCGCGGCCTACGACGCCGACGGCGCGGCCGTCTGGGAGACCACAGTCGCGGACGCGGTCACCTGGATGACGACCGGCCAGCTCGATTCGGACCCGGCCCGCGAACTCGTCGTCGGCACCCAGCAGGGACAGGTCGCCGCGGTCGACGGCCGGACCGGCGAGCCGGAGTGGCAGCACGACCGGAAGCTCCTCTCGGCGGTCCACGCCGTGGGGGAGGTCGACGGCGTCCCGACCGTCTTCGCCACCGCGGGCGACGGCTCGCTGGTCGCCCTCGACGGCCGCGACGGCTCGGTCCGGTGGGAGAGCACCGTCGAGACCGAGAAGGTCACCATGATGCCGCCGCCGGTGCTGGGCGACGTGGACGGCGACGGCACGGCCGAACTCGTGGTCGCGAGCAACGACGGCGGCGTCTCGGTCGTCGCGCCGGACTCGGGCGACGTGCTGGCGAGCCACGGCCGCGACGTGGACGTGCTCGCGCACCCGGTGCTGGCCGACACGGACGACGACGGCCGCGAGGAGATCTACGTCATCTACACGGACGGGCGGGTGCAGCGACTGGCGTTCGAGGCGTGA
- a CDS encoding DUF7350 domain-containing protein, translating to MRRRRLLRALPAAALPGVAGCLGDGSTGTETATTTSPPTTSPPTTSAPDGPAGVYVQSFREGMATFGPVTEGDYTFALLLAVPHDFWTVTGTERSPKKKSDEHAVHLMAQVWHEESGQVLADTSLSVELLQDGELVSEEVIYPMLSQRMGFHYGGNFSLPGDGSYTARLSVAGVQIGRMGSFADKFGEPATAEVDFEFDEQVREKMTVTDLEAAGQKGAIRPMEMGMMPIGIAPEPEDLPGMTIGTKRVDDADLVTKAVVGGRFADSDQAYLYVSARTPYNDLLLPMMGLDATVTRDGETLYEGKLARAIDPELHYHYGATMPVVESGDEVQLTVTVPPQVARHEGYERAFLQMDGATLRV from the coding sequence ATGCGACGCCGCCGACTCCTCCGCGCCCTCCCCGCGGCCGCACTCCCCGGTGTGGCCGGCTGTCTCGGTGACGGTTCCACCGGGACCGAGACGGCAACCACGACCAGTCCCCCGACGACCAGCCCGCCGACGACGAGCGCGCCGGACGGTCCCGCCGGCGTCTACGTCCAGTCCTTCCGCGAGGGCATGGCCACGTTCGGGCCAGTGACCGAGGGCGACTACACCTTCGCCCTCCTGCTCGCGGTCCCCCACGACTTCTGGACCGTCACCGGCACCGAGCGCTCCCCCAAGAAGAAGTCCGACGAGCACGCCGTCCACCTGATGGCACAGGTCTGGCACGAGGAGAGCGGGCAGGTCCTCGCCGACACCAGCCTCTCCGTCGAGCTCCTCCAGGACGGCGAACTCGTCAGCGAGGAGGTCATCTACCCGATGCTCTCCCAGCGGATGGGATTCCACTACGGCGGCAACTTCTCGCTCCCCGGCGACGGCAGCTACACCGCGAGACTGTCCGTCGCTGGCGTCCAGATCGGGCGCATGGGCTCGTTCGCGGACAAGTTCGGCGAGCCCGCGACCGCCGAGGTCGACTTCGAGTTCGACGAGCAGGTCCGGGAGAAGATGACCGTCACGGACCTCGAGGCCGCCGGCCAAAAGGGCGCCATCCGGCCGATGGAGATGGGGATGATGCCCATCGGCATCGCCCCGGAACCCGAGGACCTCCCCGGGATGACCATCGGGACGAAGCGGGTCGACGACGCCGACCTCGTCACGAAGGCCGTCGTGGGCGGCCGCTTCGCCGACTCGGACCAGGCGTACCTCTACGTCTCCGCGCGGACGCCCTACAACGACCTGCTGTTGCCGATGATGGGCCTCGACGCGACCGTCACCCGGGACGGCGAGACACTGTACGAGGGCAAGCTCGCCCGGGCCATCGACCCCGAGCTCCACTACCACTACGGCGCCACGATGCCCGTGGTCGAATCGGGCGACGAGGTCCAGCTGACCGTCACCGTGCCGCCGCAGGTCGCCCGACACGAGGGGTACGAGCGCGCGTTCCTCCAGATGGACGGCGCGACCCTGCGCGTCTAG
- a CDS encoding alpha/beta fold hydrolase, with amino-acid sequence MPTVRTNDIETYYERRGDGPAIVFVHGSIVDSGMWADQVAALRGDFTTVVYDVRGHGRTGGSSRDRYDVALYASDLHELVTALGLERPIVCGHSMGGLVAQAYAVRYPDRLSGLVLVDTFAPTIHTRSEWFLRRVAMNAFVPLVRVLGIERLERLNVWVSERVSTGASGDYEAVERLREDGPTITTPEFTKVIRSMSRAHEYPLDLETVTVPTLVIYGEQELGFVKRHAKEFAETLADCEVDVVPGAGHASNLDDPEYFTAAVREFAARVSRRDDRAGPEAGDDAASAAG; translated from the coding sequence ATGCCGACAGTACGGACGAACGACATCGAGACCTACTACGAACGACGAGGGGACGGTCCCGCCATCGTGTTCGTCCACGGGTCCATCGTCGATTCGGGGATGTGGGCCGACCAGGTGGCCGCCCTGCGTGGGGACTTCACGACCGTGGTCTACGACGTTCGCGGGCACGGCCGGACCGGGGGGTCGAGTCGCGACCGCTACGACGTGGCCCTCTACGCGAGCGACCTGCACGAACTCGTCACGGCGCTCGGCCTGGAGCGGCCCATCGTCTGCGGGCACTCGATGGGTGGCCTCGTGGCGCAGGCCTACGCCGTCCGGTATCCCGACCGGCTCTCCGGGCTGGTACTCGTGGATACCTTCGCGCCCACCATCCACACCCGGAGCGAGTGGTTCCTCCGGCGGGTCGCGATGAACGCCTTCGTCCCGCTGGTCCGTGTGCTGGGTATCGAGCGACTGGAGCGACTCAACGTCTGGGTCTCCGAACGGGTCTCGACGGGCGCGAGTGGCGACTACGAGGCGGTCGAGCGACTGCGCGAGGACGGCCCGACCATCACCACCCCGGAGTTCACGAAGGTCATCAGGTCGATGTCGCGGGCACACGAGTACCCGCTCGACCTCGAGACGGTCACGGTCCCGACGCTCGTCATCTACGGCGAGCAGGAACTGGGGTTCGTAAAGCGCCACGCGAAGGAGTTCGCCGAGACGCTCGCGGACTGCGAGGTCGACGTGGTCCCGGGTGCGGGGCACGCGTCGAACCTCGACGACCCGGAGTACTTCACGGCCGCAGTGCGGGAGTTCGCGGCCCGGGTGTCCCGGCGGGACGACCGGGCCGGCCCGGAGGCGGGAGACGATGCCGCGTCGGCGGCCGGGTGA
- a CDS encoding carbonic anhydrase: MNETVVDLLADNLEHAREFESRFDEVQDAQFPDAVTVCCSDSRVLQDHMWGNDQPGRLFTCGNIGNRVIQRTEAGEVVAGDVLYPVAHTGTETVIVVGHTGCGAVTATYDFLAGKGGSEPAGIEHCIGILAPHLEEGVESLPDDRGRAESINSLVEYNVDQQVQFLLDSDDVPDDVDVVGVVYDFQDVYDGKRGEVHVVNVNGERRAGELCESEPALEGRIQRLWEY, encoded by the coding sequence ATGAACGAGACGGTCGTGGACCTCCTGGCGGACAATCTCGAGCACGCCAGGGAGTTCGAGTCACGCTTCGACGAGGTACAGGACGCCCAGTTCCCGGACGCCGTCACGGTCTGTTGTTCGGACTCACGGGTCCTGCAGGACCACATGTGGGGCAACGACCAGCCCGGGCGCCTCTTCACCTGTGGCAACATCGGCAACCGCGTGATCCAGCGGACCGAGGCGGGCGAGGTCGTCGCCGGCGACGTGCTCTACCCGGTCGCACACACCGGGACGGAGACGGTCATCGTCGTGGGCCACACCGGCTGTGGCGCGGTCACGGCCACCTACGACTTCCTCGCCGGGAAGGGCGGGTCCGAGCCGGCCGGTATCGAGCACTGTATCGGTATCCTCGCACCGCACCTGGAGGAGGGCGTCGAGTCGCTGCCCGACGACCGTGGCCGCGCCGAGTCCATCAACTCGCTCGTCGAGTACAACGTCGACCAGCAGGTCCAGTTCCTCCTCGACAGCGACGACGTCCCCGACGACGTCGACGTGGTCGGCGTGGTCTACGACTTCCAGGACGTCTACGACGGCAAGCGCGGCGAGGTCCACGTCGTCAACGTCAACGGGGAGCGACGTGCGGGGGAACTCTGCGAGTCCGAACCGGCCCTCGAGGGGCGCATCCAGCGGCTCTGGGAGTACTGA
- the fer gene encoding ferredoxin Fer has protein sequence MDSPFEILGVSQEADEDEVRQAYRQRAMETHPDQGGSKREFQRVKDAYEAISSGEVEAWQKENGKRGPRPRPEPEPEPAAPEEFQTEVEYLEYQVLDDYGWSLDDEDLFEKARKAGLDDSDHGYFVVTGDDSLLEAAEDADRSWPFSCRGGACANCAVAVVEGEMEVFVDHVIPPELSEKGIVLSCIGTPTTETMQVVFNVKHLPELEDLWLPPRPN, from the coding sequence GTGGACTCTCCCTTCGAGATCCTCGGTGTCAGCCAGGAGGCCGACGAGGACGAGGTCCGCCAGGCCTACCGGCAGCGGGCGATGGAGACCCACCCGGACCAGGGCGGGTCGAAACGCGAGTTCCAGCGCGTGAAGGACGCCTACGAGGCCATCTCGTCCGGGGAGGTCGAGGCCTGGCAGAAGGAGAACGGGAAGCGCGGGCCGCGCCCGCGCCCGGAGCCCGAGCCCGAGCCGGCCGCGCCCGAGGAGTTCCAGACCGAGGTCGAGTACCTCGAGTACCAGGTGCTCGACGACTACGGCTGGTCGCTGGACGACGAGGACCTCTTCGAGAAGGCGCGCAAGGCGGGGCTGGACGATTCGGACCACGGCTACTTCGTCGTGACCGGCGACGACTCCCTCCTCGAGGCCGCCGAGGACGCCGACCGGTCGTGGCCGTTCTCCTGTCGCGGCGGCGCCTGCGCGAACTGCGCGGTCGCGGTCGTCGAGGGCGAGATGGAGGTGTTCGTCGACCACGTCATCCCGCCCGAACTCTCGGAGAAGGGCATCGTCCTCTCCTGCATCGGGACCCCGACCACGGAGACGATGCAGGTCGTCTTCAACGTCAAGCACCTGCCCGAACTCGAGGACCTCTGGCTCCCGCCCCGGCCGAACTGA
- a CDS encoding GNAT family N-acetyltransferase yields the protein MQLIEATEDDLDTLVECWYTLASGMEQYSAFNELSYDDPDEVPADGFRRHLESDDVTEFLVEDGGELVGWVTTREGEHPSREYTRFTKIVNLLVREPYRNQGYGAEVVSRVEAIARENGCDHLKVACEWENDGARRFYRDTGFEPKQVTFVQDLE from the coding sequence GTGCAACTCATCGAAGCGACCGAGGACGACCTCGACACGCTCGTCGAGTGCTGGTACACCCTCGCGTCGGGGATGGAGCAGTACTCGGCGTTCAACGAACTGTCCTACGACGACCCCGACGAGGTCCCCGCGGACGGCTTCAGGCGCCACCTCGAGAGCGACGACGTGACCGAGTTCCTCGTCGAGGACGGCGGTGAGCTCGTCGGCTGGGTCACGACCCGCGAGGGCGAGCACCCGTCGCGCGAGTACACGCGCTTCACCAAGATCGTCAACCTGCTCGTCAGGGAGCCATACCGGAACCAGGGCTACGGTGCGGAGGTCGTCTCCCGCGTCGAGGCCATCGCCAGGGAGAACGGCTGTGACCACCTGAAGGTCGCCTGCGAGTGGGAGAACGACGGTGCCCGCCGGTTCTACCGTGACACCGGCTTCGAGCCGAAGCAGGTGACGTTCGTGCAGGACCTCGAGTGA
- the udk gene encoding uridine kinase has product MTIPTFVIGIAGGTGAGKTTVAREVADTVGEAVTRIPLDNYYEDNSDLAMAEREELNYDHPEAFEWELLIDQLDSLLMGQPIEMPQYDFTVHNRKEETVTVEPSDVIVVEGIFALYNEAIIDMCDLRVYVETDADVRILRRIRRDVIERERELAGVIDQYLSTVKPMHEQFVAPTKKNADVIIPEGANQMAVDLLTEKVEAETDTGAPDPDERRTWEREVHEDRTTVEPSEPPVEDADSASPR; this is encoded by the coding sequence ATGACCATCCCGACGTTCGTCATCGGCATCGCGGGCGGGACGGGGGCAGGCAAGACGACTGTCGCCCGCGAGGTCGCCGATACGGTCGGCGAGGCCGTGACACGCATCCCACTCGACAACTACTACGAGGACAACTCAGACCTCGCGATGGCAGAACGCGAGGAGCTCAACTACGACCATCCCGAGGCCTTCGAGTGGGAGCTGCTCATCGACCAGCTCGACTCGCTGTTGATGGGCCAGCCCATCGAGATGCCCCAGTACGACTTCACCGTCCACAACCGCAAGGAGGAGACGGTGACGGTCGAACCGTCCGACGTCATCGTCGTCGAGGGTATCTTCGCGCTCTACAACGAGGCCATCATCGACATGTGCGACCTGCGGGTGTACGTCGAGACCGACGCCGACGTGCGTATCCTCCGGCGCATCCGGCGCGACGTCATCGAGCGCGAGCGCGAACTCGCCGGCGTCATCGACCAGTACCTCTCGACGGTCAAGCCGATGCACGAGCAGTTCGTCGCGCCGACGAAGAAGAACGCCGACGTCATCATCCCCGAAGGGGCCAACCAGATGGCCGTCGACCTGCTCACCGAGAAGGTCGAGGCCGAGACGGACACGGGCGCGCCCGACCCTGACGAACGTCGGACCTGGGAGCGCGAGGTCCACGAGGACCGAACGACCGTCGAACCCTCCGAGCCACCGGTCGAGGACGCCGATTCCGCCTCGCCGCGGTGA